The Endozoicomonas montiporae CL-33 genome contains a region encoding:
- a CDS encoding TRAP transporter substrate-binding protein — MFKHSLKLLAALALTAVTSTGQAATEMILATWLPASHPMNATVFPEWATQVEEATEGRVKVKLEYDLGHPKSYFDLVEDGVADAGWSVHGYIPGRFIMTEVAEMPHVKADARASSAAFWKVNKEFFAKQNEHEGIELLALFTNGGNCLYLTQPANSFNDIKGRKIRVTGGIASQLGELLGVTGISAPASKIYELQQQGVVDGTIISLQDLKALRLSEVTKQVICFPGGLYRASFSFFVSEDFMANLSAKDREAIRALSGEKLSARIGQVWEEADVDGINAAIAGGVEIINLNEDDAMTKELVRILPLVENKWLDNAKKRGVDGKAALQTYRQYAENYTPQG, encoded by the coding sequence ATGTTCAAACACAGCCTGAAATTACTGGCCGCCTTGGCATTAACGGCAGTCACCAGCACCGGCCAGGCCGCCACAGAAATGATACTCGCCACATGGTTGCCTGCTTCACACCCAATGAATGCAACCGTATTCCCCGAATGGGCAACACAAGTTGAAGAAGCGACGGAAGGTCGCGTTAAAGTCAAACTGGAATATGATCTGGGTCACCCCAAAAGCTACTTCGATCTGGTTGAAGACGGCGTAGCCGATGCCGGCTGGTCCGTTCATGGTTACATCCCCGGCCGTTTTATCATGACTGAAGTAGCAGAAATGCCTCATGTAAAAGCCGATGCCCGGGCTTCTTCTGCTGCTTTCTGGAAAGTGAATAAAGAGTTCTTTGCCAAACAGAACGAACACGAAGGCATTGAATTGTTGGCACTGTTCACCAATGGCGGTAATTGCCTTTATCTCACTCAACCCGCTAACAGTTTCAATGATATAAAAGGCAGAAAGATCCGTGTGACCGGGGGCATAGCGTCACAACTCGGAGAGCTGTTGGGGGTCACCGGCATCAGTGCACCGGCCAGTAAAATCTACGAACTGCAGCAACAGGGCGTAGTGGATGGCACCATTATTTCATTGCAGGACCTGAAAGCCCTGCGATTAAGTGAAGTCACCAAGCAGGTCATTTGTTTCCCCGGTGGTTTATACCGGGCAAGCTTCTCTTTCTTCGTCAGTGAAGACTTTATGGCAAACCTGTCGGCTAAAGACCGGGAGGCCATTCGCGCATTGTCTGGCGAGAAGCTGTCAGCGCGCATTGGTCAGGTCTGGGAAGAAGCTGATGTTGACGGCATTAATGCCGCAATAGCCGGTGGCGTTGAAATCATTAACCTGAACGAAGACGACGCCATGACAAAAGAGCTGGTTCGAATTCTTCCTCTGGTTGAAAATAAATGGCTCGACAACGCCAAGAAACGTGGCGTTGACGGCAAGGCAGCTCTTCAGACTTACCGCCAGTACGCTGAAAACTACACACCACAGGGATAA